In Mycobacterium branderi, the DNA window GGCAATCGCGGTGGTGACGTCGGTGTCGGCCGGGCCGCCGTGCGGCGGGTTGTACTTGAAGCCGCCGTCGCGGGGCGGGTTGTGCGACGGGGTGACCACGATCCCGTCGGCCAGGCCATCGGCGCGACCGCGGTTGTAGTTGAGGATGGCGTGGCTGATCGCCGGTGTCGGCGTGTACCGGTCGGCCGCGTCGATCATGGCCACCACGTCGTTGGCCGCGAGCACCTCCACCGCGGACACCCACGCCGGCTCCGAAAGCGCATGCGTGTCACGGCCGATGAACAACGGTCCGGTGGTTCCGGCGGCGGCGCGGTATTCGACGATGGCCTGGGTGATCGCCAGAATGTGCGCTTCGTTGAACGCCCCGTCCAGCGCGGAGCCGCGGTGGCCGGACGTGCCGAACGCCACCTGCTGCGCGACGTCGTCGGGGTCCGGTTCCGTCGTGTAGTACGCGGTCACCAGGTGTGGCAGATCGACGAGGTCCTCGGGTTGGGCCGGCTTGCCGGCACGCGGGTTGGCCACCATGTCACCAATTCTGCCGACGCCGTGCATAGGCTGCTGGAATGCCTGGTCGCGACTACCGCGAGCTGGCCGCCGTCTTCGTCGGCGGCGCGCTGGGTGCCGCCGCCCGCGCGGGACTGAACAGCCTGGCCGAGCCGGATCCGACGCGCTGGCCGTGGCCGACGTTCACCGCCAACATCGTTGGCGCGTTCTTGGTGGGCTACTTCACCACTCGGCTGCTGGAGCGGCTGCCGCTGTCGAGCTATCGCCGGCCGCTGCTCGGCACCGGGCTGTGCGGCGGGCTGACCACGTTTTCCACCATGCAGGTCGAAACGCTGGACATGATCGAACACCAGCGATACGGCCTGGCGCTCGGCTACATCGCTGCCAGCATCGCGGCGGGATTGCTCGCGGTGTATCTGGCCACCGCAGCGGTGCGACGGGTGCGAGTGCGCTGATGGTCTGGATCGGCGTGCTGCTTGCGGGCGGCATCGGCTCGGTGCTGCGGTTTCTGGTCGACGGCGCGGTGGGTCGCCGGGCGGCGCGGTCGTTTCCGTTCGGGACCCTGACGGTCAACATCAGCGGCGCGACGCTGCTCGGGCTGGTCGGCGGTCTGGCGCTGAGCCGGCACGCCGCGCTGCTGGTCGACACCGCATTCATCGGCTCCTACACCACGTTTTCCACCTGGATGCTGGAAACCCAGCGCCTTGGTGAGGAACGTCAGATCTGGTTCGCCGTCGCGAATATCGTCGTGAGCATGGTGCTCGGCATGGCGGCGGCGCTGCTCGGCCAGTGGATCGCGGGCCTGCTATGAGCCAACCGTGTTTGAAGCTGACCACCTACTTCGGGGAGCGCCAACGTACTGTCAATGATGGTGCGCGACAAGGGTTTTTGGCTGACGCGATGCTGGACCTGTACGGCAGCCGCGACGTCGCGACCAGCGTGATGCTACGCGGGATCGCCAGTTTCGGGCTGCGCCATGTGCTGCGCACCGACGAATCGCTGAGCCTGTCCGAAGATCCGCCGGTGGCGATCGCAGCCGTCGACGTCGAGTCCAAGATTAGCGGGCTGGTCGACGACGTGGTGGCGATGACCGGTCGCGGACTGGTGACGCTGGAACGGGCGCGCCTCGTCGGCGGCGAGTTCACCACCGACGCACGCGACACCCTCAAACTCACCGTCTATGTCGGCCGCCAGGAACGCATCG includes these proteins:
- the crcB gene encoding fluoride efflux transporter CrcB produces the protein MVWIGVLLAGGIGSVLRFLVDGAVGRRAARSFPFGTLTVNISGATLLGLVGGLALSRHAALLVDTAFIGSYTTFSTWMLETQRLGEERQIWFAVANIVVSMVLGMAAALLGQWIAGLL
- the crcB gene encoding fluoride efflux transporter CrcB → MPGRDYRELAAVFVGGALGAAARAGLNSLAEPDPTRWPWPTFTANIVGAFLVGYFTTRLLERLPLSSYRRPLLGTGLCGGLTTFSTMQVETLDMIEHQRYGLALGYIAASIAAGLLAVYLATAAVRRVRVR